A genome region from Arachis duranensis cultivar V14167 chromosome 6, aradu.V14167.gnm2.J7QH, whole genome shotgun sequence includes the following:
- the LOC107492929 gene encoding uncharacterized protein LOC107492929, producing the protein MPPPYPTNSAILSSSASVYVPSKFGLLAENLVQSWTPQYLEWRMKTCHVETGPSNVTEQFVLGYCKSHSLLQEVCQPPCLDLLSEASPVKIKDGNLVASASLEAALNLALENMSLQETPQ; encoded by the exons ATGCCTCCTCCTTATCCAACAAATTCGGCAATCCTCTCATCTTCT GCTTCAGTTTATGTTCCGTCGAAATTTGGGCTTTTAGCTGAGAATCTTGTTCAATCCTGGACACCTCAATATCTTGAGTGGAGGATGAAAACCTGCCATGTTGAAACGGGTCCCAGTAATGTCACTGAACAATTTGTTTTAGGGTATTGTAAGTCTCACTCCCTGCTTCAAGAGGTATGTCAACCACCATGCTTGGACCTTCTCTCTGAGGCTAGCCCTGTCAAGATTAAGGATGGAAATCTTGTGGCCAGTGCATCCTTAGAGGCGGCACTAAATTTGGCATTGGAGAACATGAGCTTGCAGGAGACACCACAGTAA